In Candidatus Kryptoniota bacterium, the sequence TTGGACAGAATCGTAAGCACCGCCTGGGACATTGAAGCCGGAATCGTAACCCGCGTCAATCAATGCCCAGGCTTTCTTTTCTTCCTCTGCTTTGCTCCTGATGAAGTCCAATACGTCGGGATGCTCTGCGTTCAAAATCACCATCTTTGCGGCGCGGCGCGTTTTCCCGCCGGACTTGATCACTCCCGCGAAGGAATCGAAGCCTCGCAGAAATGAGACAGGACCAGAAGCTGTACCACCACCTGATAATCTCTCCTTTGAAGAGCGGAGTGATGAAAAATTCGTCCCGGTTCCGCTCCCCCACTTGAAAAGCATACCTTCCGTCTTGGCTAGGTCGAGTATCGATTCCATCGTATCTTTGACGGAGTTGATGAAACACGCCGAACATTGGGGTTTGTCTTCCACACCCACATTGAACCAAACCGGGCTGTTGAAAGAGACATACTGGTTCACCAAGAGGTATGCCAGTTCGTCGTAAAAAGCAGAAGCGTCGTCATGGGAAGCGAAGTAGCCGCCCTTGATTCCCCATGTGGTGAAAGTCCTTGCAACGCGGTCGACAATCTGCTTAACGCTGCTCTCTCGCTCAGGTGTGCCAAGCTGGCCGTGAAAATACTTCGAGACCACTACGTTGGTCGCAGTCATGCTCCAGAACTCAGGAACTTCCACGTCATCCTGCTGGAATATTACCTCGCCCTTTTCGTTTGAGATCGAAGCGGTTCGTTTCTCCCATTTTATTTCGTCAAACGGATGGAGTCCCTTCTTTGTGAAGTGACGCCGAACAGACAGCCCGCCCCACGCGGACCGAGCCAGTGTATCATCAGAAACGAACGCATCGGTGTATCCCATCTAGACTTCTCCTTTTATATTGAAGAAAATGCCGTCTCGTACTGCAGACTGAATTGGTTTGAGCCCGCCCTGAGGCTGGCCTCGAGGGTATCCTGCTGTGCCAGACGGCAATCAATTTCAAATTTCCAGCGCTCAACTTAGCTGAGAATCGGTGTCCAAATTATCCCTGAAATCGAGCAAAGTCAAGAGATTAAGCCCGAGAATTGACTTCAACGCAAAGTTTGTTTGGTGTTTTATTGGTCTCAAAACTCCAGTAACTCCAGTCCCCGAGAAATTACTTTAAATGATAAATTGATTGAGTCCTTTCCCTAAAAATCGTGTGCTTGGGCATGGCAGTTGCGTTTATATCTGACTATGCCATGTATTCGCAGGTATGGGCTGGCGGCACGAACAAATGGAGTCTGCAATCTTCTGGCGGCTCGATGCCTGAACGGACGATTTTGAGCAAGCATATTTATCTGTACCATGATACAGATGTTTCTGATTCGGACATAAGATCGGTCGAGTCGTCAGATAAGTTTGTTCACGGCTTCGAGAAGCTCCCCGGTCGTGTAGGGTTTTTGAAGGAGCCCATCCGCGTAATTCTCCAAAACATCTTCGAGGTCCGATAGCTGACTGTAACCTGTAGATATAAGCACCTTCGACGGTCGGGCTCTCTTCTTCAACTCCACACATGTTTCTCTACCGCCCATGACAGGCATGATCATGTCGAGCACAACCAGATCTACATCTCCTGACTCGTCGAGGCGATCTATAGCAAGCTTGCCATTTGCCGCCGTCACGACGTCAAACCCATTCCCGCCAAGAATCTCAAGCCCAAGCTGCCGAACATCTTCCTCATCGTCAACGATCATTATCCGCAGTCTCTTCACTATTTCCTCACCGTCGACTGCACGGGCGGCACATCATTCTAAGTTGCCAGCGAACTGAGAACTTCCGAAAACGCTCGTTATTTCCACTTGACATAAAGGACTCTCGAGGTTATATTTCGGACATAACCATCTGATATATGTCCTTAATATTTAGCAGGCAATGTGAATACGCTCTTCAGGCTGTGCTGTACATGTCCGCACAGCCTGACAAGAGATTTACAAACATAATCGAGATGAGTGATCGACTTGGAATCCCGATGCCTTTTCTCGGCAAGACTCTGCAGTTGCTCGTGCAGGGCAAAATACTTTCCTCGCAGAAAGGCCCGAAGGGCGGATTCAGGCTGGAAAGGGACCCGGAAGAAATAGCTCTGTTCCATATCGTTGATGCAATCGATGGAACCGATTTCCTCACCTCATGTGTCCTTGGTTTCCCGGAATGTTCGACAAGAAATCCCTGTCCGATGCATTCAGAATGGGGAGTACTTCGGGACAAAGTTTATCAAATGCTGGCTAACAAGACGATTTCCCAGATCTCCAGAGAGATCAAAGCGAGCAAACAGATGCGGACAAAACTGAGACTCACGTGATTTTTATGGACATATTTAGGATAAAAACATCTGAAATATTTCGTGAGACGCCCGTGGGAATCGGCGGGACCGATAACTGTAAGATCGTGAAAAAAACTTCCGGCCGCTCGTATCTAAACATGACACGAGCAGATATCCGAAGTTACGTCCGGCTTTCCTTCTTACCGATGACTCCCTGGATCGGAACAGAGTTTTATCTTTTCAAAAGAAAATTGGAGCACGGAGAAGTTGCCACAATCAATCACCTGCCAGGCGTCGAGGGCCTTCTCCCAGTAAGTGCACTTGTCGGTTTACGCTGCTTGCTCCTCACTGGAATAGTGTACCATATTTTCGATGATATTGATTCCGCCGGCCATGTATTATAGCAGGATGCCCTCACAACCGATTGACGTTCTGAAGTGGGAACATGAGTTGATCCTGAGCAGGCTTGATGATCTCCTCTCCAGGGCGAGTGAAGCGCCGTGCGTCAAGACATTTATGATTCGATCGCAGACTGGAAGGCTGCTGAAGCTGCAGGAGCTTCACCAGGA encodes:
- a CDS encoding response regulator, producing the protein MKRLRIMIVDDEEDVRQLGLEILGGNGFDVVTAANGKLAIDRLDESGDVDLVVLDMIMPVMGGRETCVELKKRARPSKVLISTGYSQLSDLEDVLENYADGLLQKPYTTGELLEAVNKLI
- a CDS encoding Rrf2 family transcriptional regulator — its product is MSLIFSRQCEYALQAVLYMSAQPDKRFTNIIEMSDRLGIPMPFLGKTLQLLVQGKILSSQKGPKGGFRLERDPEEIALFHIVDAIDGTDFLTSCVLGFPECSTRNPCPMHSEWGVLRDKVYQMLANKTISQISREIKASKQMRTKLRLT